Part of the Pseudomonas sp. M30-35 genome is shown below.
GAGTACCCATCCATCACCAAGTTTACTGATAATCAAGCGACAGAGTTAGGTTCTGGCGGAGCAATACAATACATTCGCCGAAAATAATTACTCGTCAATGTAGTGCAATTTAAGCCACGTAATAATGGAGCAGTCTAAATGAGACCTGCATTCGCGGGAACTGCATGTGCGCTATGCCTGTTTACGAGTTTTAGTGTGTGTGCAGATGACAAGTCTCTTGATAGCGCTAGAGATGCATTAAAGGCGCAAGAGGGGGACGCTGACAGTGAAAAAGCGTTGTCTGAAGTTTTTCAGGCTGCTGAAAAAAGCTATACATTACTTAAAAAAGGTGAGCGGACTCTTACTTATGGAGTCGACTACAGCTTAGTCAGAGATACGGTTATTGAAACCGTTAGAACAGGTGATAATTCATTTAGTGTTATCGGGCAGTCTGAGGCTCAGCATACCTTTACGACTTCATTTACATTTGATTATGGCGTATGGGACAACTTGACGTTCAGTATCCGCCTACCCTTCGTAGCCAAATATGATACTGAGCGAGACTTGAGCGCTTACAGCTTAGGCGATGTTTCTGCAAGCCTACGCTGGCAACCATGGAATGCGCAGCGTGGCGCTGCAGTCACAACCTTGTACGCATCAGTAGGGCTACCGACTGGTGATAGCCCTTATGACGTAAAAGTGCAAGACGATCTATCAACAGGGAATGGTAACTACAGCATTAGCGCTGGAGCAAACTTATCCTATGTAATTGACCCCGTCGTACTGTTTGGCTCGCTTGGGTATACGTACAATTTCCCAATTAAAAATATTGACCAAGTACGCGGTGGACGACTACTGAAAAGAGTTAATACCGGGTCGTCCGTATCATTCAATATGGGGTTTGCTTACTCATTATCTTATGATGTTTCTTTAGCTGCTTCGTATCAGATGGCCTATAACCTTGCTCCTAAGTTTGAGTTTGAGGATGCAGCGTTAAAAGGGCGAGAGCAGACCAGCGCGGTAATGAATTTTTCACTGGGTCTAAGAACATCCCCTGAATACATAGTAAATGTTAATGCGGGTTTTGGTTTGACAGAAGACTCTCCTGATGTACTGCTGGGGCTTTCCATGCCTCTCGATATTTCGGGCCTTAAGCCGGAATAAAGGACGAGTTGCCTATCATGAATCCTATTGTTTACCGTGTTTCTTATTTGCTATCTGTTGTTGTGGGTTTGTGGGTGGATATTGCAACGGCCCAACTTTCACAAAATCTAACCA
Proteins encoded:
- a CDS encoding flagellar protein FilC; the encoded protein is MRPAFAGTACALCLFTSFSVCADDKSLDSARDALKAQEGDADSEKALSEVFQAAEKSYTLLKKGERTLTYGVDYSLVRDTVIETVRTGDNSFSVIGQSEAQHTFTTSFTFDYGVWDNLTFSIRLPFVAKYDTERDLSAYSLGDVSASLRWQPWNAQRGAAVTTLYASVGLPTGDSPYDVKVQDDLSTGNGNYSISAGANLSYVIDPVVLFGSLGYTYNFPIKNIDQVRGGRLLKRVNTGSSVSFNMGFAYSLSYDVSLAASYQMAYNLAPKFEFEDAALKGREQTSAVMNFSLGLRTSPEYIVNVNAGFGLTEDSPDVLLGLSMPLDISGLKPE